The following proteins come from a genomic window of Nitrospirota bacterium:
- the leuB gene encoding 3-isopropylmalate dehydrogenase has product MGKTYKVAVFPGDGIGKEIVPQALRVLHKVAAKFNINIKTEEALIGGSAIDEAGVPLPDDALNLALKSDAVLLGAVGGPKWEGLDYSIRPERALLGLRERLGLYGNLRPVRLFSALADASTLKREIIDGIDIMVIRELTGGIYFGKPRGVEKIDCGERGINTEVYTTPEIERIARLAFEVARNRRKKVCSVDKANVLESSELWRRIVTDIHKEYQDVELSHMYVDNCSMQLIRSPRQFDVILTTNMFGDILSDEAAMLTGSIGMLPSASIGGKVAMYEPIHGSAPDIAGQDKANPIATILSAGMMFKYSFKVNEGFTTIDNAVTKVLDRGFRTPDIYSQGSKAAGTEEMTELILNEIE; this is encoded by the coding sequence ATGGGCAAAACTTATAAGGTAGCTGTGTTTCCTGGTGATGGTATAGGGAAAGAGATAGTACCCCAGGCATTGCGTGTACTTCATAAAGTTGCGGCTAAATTTAATATTAATATTAAAACTGAAGAGGCGCTTATAGGTGGAAGTGCAATAGATGAAGCTGGTGTTCCGCTGCCTGATGATGCCTTGAATCTTGCACTGAAGAGTGATGCTGTGTTGTTAGGTGCGGTCGGCGGACCGAAATGGGAGGGGCTTGATTATTCTATACGCCCTGAAAGGGCACTCCTTGGTCTCAGGGAACGGCTCGGATTATATGGTAATCTGCGGCCGGTAAGATTATTCTCAGCGCTTGCAGATGCCTCAACCCTGAAACGAGAGATAATTGATGGAATAGATATAATGGTAATAAGAGAGCTCACTGGCGGCATATATTTTGGAAAACCGCGGGGAGTTGAGAAGATTGACTGTGGAGAGAGGGGCATTAATACAGAGGTCTATACGACACCGGAGATAGAACGAATTGCACGGCTTGCATTTGAAGTTGCGAGGAACCGCAGAAAGAAAGTTTGTTCTGTAGATAAGGCTAATGTTCTTGAGTCATCCGAGTTGTGGAGAAGGATTGTTACAGATATCCATAAGGAATATCAGGATGTAGAATTGTCGCATATGTATGTGGACAACTGTTCTATGCAGCTGATCAGAAGCCCGAGACAGTTTGACGTAATACTTACTACCAATATGTTTGGCGACATCCTAAGTGATGAGGCTGCCATGCTGACCGGTTCGATCGGGATGCTTCCGTCTGCAAGTATTGGCGGTAAGGTCGCAATGTATGAACCGATACATGGGAGCGCGCCCGATATTGCAGGACAGGATAAGGCCAATCCGATTGCTACAATACTTTCTGCAGGGATGATGTTCAAGTATTCATTCAAGGTCAATGAGGGATTTACAACTATTGATAATGCGGTAACGAAGGTGCTGGACAGAGGTTTCAGGACTCCTGACATTTACTCACAGGGGAGTAAGGCTGCGGGTACGGAAGAAATGACGGAGCTTATTCTAAATGAGATTGAATAA
- a CDS encoding 3-isopropylmalate dehydratase yields MKDIIKGRVYVLGNDIDTDQIIPAQHLVYSLSDPEERKQYGRFALSSVPDGHAGLPAGNIRFVDEGECLSKYNIIIAGKNFGCGSSREHAPVALNIAGVEAVVAESYARIFYRNSVDGGFYLPFETGEHLFKEFRTGDIAEIDVKKSALMNLTTGKSYKLNPLGDVEEILTAGGIFAYARKSGKI; encoded by the coding sequence ATGAAAGATATTATTAAAGGCAGGGTCTACGTCCTTGGCAACGACATTGACACAGATCAGATTATTCCTGCGCAGCATCTGGTCTATAGTCTCAGCGACCCTGAAGAGAGGAAGCAGTATGGGAGGTTTGCACTCTCGAGTGTACCGGATGGTCATGCAGGTTTACCGGCCGGGAATATAAGGTTTGTTGATGAGGGAGAGTGCCTGTCCAAGTATAATATCATAATTGCTGGAAAGAATTTCGGCTGTGGTTCATCCAGGGAGCATGCGCCTGTAGCATTGAATATAGCAGGCGTAGAGGCAGTGGTTGCGGAGTCTTACGCCCGGATATTTTACAGAAACTCGGTTGATGGTGGTTTTTATCTTCCATTTGAGACAGGCGAACACCTGTTTAAGGAATTTCGAACAGGTGATATCGCTGAGATTGATGTTAAGAAGTCGGCGTTAATGAATCTTACAACAGGAAAATCATATAAATTGAATCCACTTGGTGATGTAGAGGAAATATTAACTGCAGGCGGTATTTTTGCATACGCAAGGAAAAGCGGTAAAATATAG
- a CDS encoding 3-isopropylmalate dehydratase large subunit: MGMTLTEKILANHAKREAVSPGDNVWIDVDLLMTHDVCGPGTIEIFKKEFGAAAKVWARDKVVIIPDHYIFTQDTYARRNIDILRAFAIEQGIKFFYDAGSPDYKGVCHVALAEEGHTRPGEVLFGTDSHTCTAGAFGEFATGIGNTDAAFIMGTGRLWVKVPPTMKFVFDGDMPQYLMAKDLILHIIGDIGVDGATYKAMEFAGDGISALSVEERMTLCNMAIEAGGKNGIISPDEKTLRFVSERHKGKIEAVYGDQDARYESVKRYNLKDLEPVVAKPHSPDNKAVISEVKGTRIDRCYIGSCTGGKVEDFRAAASILRGNSVKVDTFVVPATTEVEKRLKVEMIDGESIYSILEKAGTQIAGGPSCAACLGGPSDTFGRTKGDEICISTTNRNFPGRMGSKQSQVYLASPLTVAASALRGVITDPREFIR, encoded by the coding sequence ATGGGAATGACACTGACAGAAAAGATATTAGCCAATCATGCAAAGAGAGAGGCTGTATCTCCGGGAGACAATGTCTGGATAGATGTTGATCTTCTTATGACTCATGATGTCTGCGGCCCGGGTACTATTGAGATCTTTAAAAAGGAATTTGGAGCAGCGGCAAAGGTGTGGGCCAGGGATAAGGTGGTTATTATCCCTGATCACTATATCTTTACACAGGATACTTATGCAAGGAGAAATATAGATATACTGCGAGCATTTGCCATTGAACAGGGGATTAAGTTTTTTTATGATGCCGGTTCGCCTGATTATAAAGGGGTTTGTCATGTCGCCCTGGCAGAAGAAGGACACACAAGACCTGGTGAAGTGCTTTTCGGAACTGACTCGCATACATGCACTGCCGGGGCTTTTGGTGAGTTTGCAACCGGTATTGGTAATACGGATGCCGCCTTTATTATGGGTACAGGGAGGTTGTGGGTCAAGGTGCCTCCTACAATGAAGTTTGTTTTCGACGGTGATATGCCTCAATACCTGATGGCAAAGGATCTTATCCTCCACATAATCGGTGATATTGGTGTTGATGGCGCTACATATAAGGCTATGGAGTTTGCCGGAGACGGCATATCAGCGCTGTCCGTTGAAGAGAGGATGACACTGTGTAATATGGCTATTGAGGCCGGGGGAAAGAACGGGATTATTTCACCGGATGAGAAGACCCTGCGATTTGTGTCTGAAAGGCATAAGGGAAAGATTGAAGCGGTTTACGGTGATCAGGACGCAAGATATGAATCTGTAAAAAGGTATAATCTCAAGGATCTCGAACCTGTTGTTGCTAAACCGCATTCTCCGGATAACAAGGCGGTTATATCGGAAGTGAAGGGCACCAGGATTGACAGGTGTTACATAGGTTCGTGCACTGGCGGTAAAGTGGAGGACTTCAGGGCAGCCGCAAGTATTCTGCGTGGCAACAGTGTCAAGGTTGATACATTTGTTGTACCTGCAACTACTGAGGTTGAGAAGCGTCTGAAGGTTGAGATGATTGATGGCGAGAGTATATACTCGATACTTGAAAAAGCCGGGACACAAATTGCCGGAGGTCCATCCTGTGCAGCGTGTCTTGGCGGCCCGTCTGATACCTTTGGCAGGACTAAAGGGGATGAGATATGTATCTCTACGACTAACAGGAATTTCCCGGGACGTATGGGGTCTAAGCAGTCACAGGTGTATCTGGCATCTCCGCTGACAGTTGCAGCATCGGCATTAAGGGGAGTTATCACTGACCCGAGGGAGTTCATTAGATAA
- a CDS encoding 2-isopropylmalate synthase: MLRKILIFDTTLRDGEQCPGASMNKEEKLTVARQLARLNVDIIEAGFPVASEDDFEGVRLIAEEVRGPVIAGLARARKEDIERAGEAVSVAERSRIHTFIATSEIHMQRKLRMSREGVLEAAVAAVRLARQLTDDVEFSAEDASRSDVDFLCLMIESVINAGAGTVNIPDTVGYALPGEFGDLISRIMNRVPNVDKAVISVHCHNDLGLAVANSLSAVLSGAGQVECTINGIGERAGNASLEEVVMAFKTRGQYFDADTGINTQEIYKTSRLVSSITGMVVQPNKAIVGANAFAHESGIHQDGLLKDKRTYEIMTPESVGIPMHKLVLGKHSGSHAFRNKLEELGYNLSDEEVNKAFDRFKKVADQKKEVFEEDIEAIISEEVYRIPEKFVLKYIHVESGLDKTPSATVALEIDGLDVREVSTGDGPVDATYRTIKSITNTSSHLLSYEVKAITGGTDALGEVTVRVEEGGRTVVGQGADTDIIVASAKAYLNALNRLVYKKRK, from the coding sequence ATATTGCGGAAGATTTTGATATTTGACACCACTCTCAGGGACGGAGAACAGTGTCCCGGGGCCAGCATGAATAAGGAAGAAAAACTGACAGTTGCCCGTCAACTTGCCAGGTTGAATGTTGACATTATTGAGGCAGGTTTCCCTGTTGCATCCGAAGATGATTTTGAGGGTGTAAGGCTGATTGCAGAGGAGGTCAGGGGACCTGTTATTGCAGGTCTTGCAAGGGCGAGGAAAGAAGACATTGAGAGGGCTGGAGAAGCGGTATCAGTCGCCGAAAGATCCAGGATTCATACCTTTATAGCTACATCAGAGATACATATGCAGAGAAAACTCCGGATGAGCAGGGAAGGAGTATTAGAAGCAGCCGTTGCCGCAGTAAGGCTTGCAAGACAGTTGACAGACGATGTTGAATTTTCTGCAGAAGATGCATCAAGAAGCGACGTTGATTTCCTGTGTTTGATGATTGAGTCCGTAATAAATGCCGGGGCTGGAACAGTAAATATTCCTGACACAGTCGGTTATGCACTGCCGGGTGAGTTTGGGGATCTGATATCACGAATCATGAACAGGGTCCCCAATGTTGACAAGGCAGTTATCAGCGTCCACTGTCATAATGACCTTGGCCTTGCTGTTGCCAATTCGCTATCTGCAGTCCTGTCAGGAGCCGGTCAGGTGGAATGCACTATTAATGGTATAGGAGAGAGGGCCGGGAATGCCTCACTTGAAGAGGTTGTGATGGCATTTAAGACAAGAGGGCAATATTTTGATGCTGATACAGGCATAAATACTCAGGAGATATATAAAACGAGCAGGCTTGTAAGCAGTATTACAGGAATGGTCGTTCAGCCAAACAAGGCAATCGTAGGTGCAAATGCATTTGCCCATGAATCAGGTATACATCAGGATGGACTTTTGAAAGACAAACGGACATATGAAATAATGACACCGGAGTCCGTAGGGATACCTATGCACAAGCTTGTGCTGGGAAAACATTCAGGAAGTCATGCATTCAGGAACAAACTTGAGGAGTTGGGCTATAATCTATCTGATGAGGAGGTAAACAAGGCCTTTGACAGATTCAAGAAGGTCGCAGATCAGAAAAAAGAAGTTTTTGAAGAGGATATAGAGGCAATTATCTCGGAAGAAGTCTACCGTATCCCTGAGAAATTTGTGCTAAAATATATTCATGTTGAAAGCGGTCTTGACAAAACTCCTTCAGCAACTGTTGCACTTGAGATAGATGGGTTGGATGTAAGAGAAGTTTCAACAGGGGATGGACCTGTAGATGCAACATACAGGACGATTAAGTCAATTACGAACACTTCAAGTCATCTGCTGTCATATGAGGTTAAGGCGATTACCGGCGGCACTGATGCTTTAGGAGAGGTGACTGTGAGGGTGGAAGAAGGCGGAAGGACGGTCGTCGGTCAGGGAGCTGATACGGATATCATAGTTGCGAGCGCTAAGGCATATTTGAATGCATTGAACAGACTTGTTTATAAGAAACGCAAATAA
- the pssA gene encoding CDP-diacylglycerol--serine O-phosphatidyltransferase, translating to MKEESNKRNGVYIIPSLLTAANLFCGFYAIVSVLNSDLNTAYVTAAIAILVAMLFDGFDGKIARLTNSTSRFGVEFDSLSDLVSFGVAPGLLVYRWGLHDYGKIGWLAVFLFVVCGAMRLARFNVQAAVSDKKFFTGLPIPAAAGLIATTVIFDIHILEMGKEVRPLVVLIITYLLAYLMVSTIKFRSFKDVHLVDRKPLSALVAAVLILIVIVAKPQLMLFVLFVLYASSGPVERLIVPVNRLFKRKAHEPGVNKG from the coding sequence ATGAAAGAAGAATCAAACAAGAGAAATGGTGTATATATAATACCGAGTTTACTGACTGCAGCAAATCTATTTTGCGGGTTTTATGCCATTGTCTCAGTATTAAATTCAGATTTAAATACCGCTTATGTAACAGCGGCCATAGCTATACTCGTTGCCATGCTGTTTGACGGTTTTGACGGTAAGATTGCGCGTCTAACAAATTCCACAAGCCGCTTCGGGGTGGAATTTGATTCCCTTTCTGACCTTGTGTCCTTTGGTGTAGCTCCGGGTCTTCTTGTTTATAGATGGGGATTGCATGATTATGGAAAGATAGGTTGGCTTGCAGTATTTCTTTTTGTAGTATGTGGCGCGATGAGGCTTGCCAGATTTAATGTCCAGGCAGCGGTATCAGACAAAAAATTCTTTACAGGACTGCCTATCCCTGCAGCAGCCGGTCTTATAGCAACTACTGTAATCTTTGATATTCATATTCTGGAGATGGGTAAGGAAGTAAGGCCTTTAGTAGTCCTGATAATCACTTATCTCCTTGCTTATCTGATGGTCAGTACCATCAAGTTCAGGAGTTTTAAGGATGTTCACCTTGTTGACAGAAAGCCGCTTTCCGCACTTGTCGCAGCAGTACTTATACTTATTGTAATAGTTGCAAAGCCGCAGCTGATGTTGTTTGTCCTTTTTGTCCTGTATGCGTCTTCCGGTCCGGTTGAGAGATTGATCGTTCCGGTAAACAGGCTCTTTAAAAGAAAGGCACATGAACCGGGAGTTAACAAGGGATAA
- a CDS encoding phosphatidylserine decarboxylase family protein: MKRERAPIAVEGIPFVIIAGIITVVFYFTHLIIPAILFFIVTLFIVWFFRNPERIVPPGENNVISPADGKIIIISEVQENRILNKKMLKISIFMNVFNVHVNRLPFTGKVVDIVYNPGKFVSANLDKASLENEQNAVVLKTRTGDKIIFVQIAGLIARRIVCWLKKGQDVKKGERFGLIRFGSRVDVYLPVRADVKVSLGDRVKAGESILAVMK; the protein is encoded by the coding sequence ATGAAGAGGGAGCGGGCCCCGATTGCGGTTGAAGGGATCCCGTTTGTCATTATCGCAGGGATTATAACAGTAGTATTCTATTTCACGCACCTTATAATACCTGCCATCTTATTTTTTATAGTTACCCTGTTTATAGTATGGTTTTTCCGAAACCCTGAGCGCATTGTACCTCCAGGTGAGAATAATGTAATATCTCCTGCTGATGGAAAGATTATAATTATAAGTGAGGTGCAGGAGAACAGGATTCTTAATAAGAAAATGTTAAAGATCAGCATATTCATGAACGTCTTTAATGTTCATGTTAATCGTCTGCCATTTACCGGGAAGGTAGTTGATATCGTCTATAATCCCGGCAAGTTTGTATCAGCAAACCTTGATAAGGCCTCTCTTGAGAATGAACAAAATGCAGTCGTACTAAAGACACGGACAGGCGACAAGATTATCTTTGTACAGATTGCAGGATTGATAGCCCGAAGGATTGTCTGCTGGTTAAAAAAAGGACAGGACGTGAAAAAAGGAGAACGGTTCGGATTAATACGGTTTGGTTCCAGGGTGGATGTATATCTGCCGGTTCGGGCAGATGTTAAAGTATCACTTGGAGATAGGGTCAAGGCCGGAGAGAGCATCCTTGCGGTAATGAAGTAA
- the ilvC gene encoding ketol-acid reductoisomerase: MNIYYDKDADLKHITDKKVAIIGYGSQGHAHANNLKDSGTEVVIGLRKGRSWKKAEGAGFEVLSVSEAVRVSDVVMILVPDELQGDLYREEIAPNLRKGAYIAFGHGFNIHFGQIIPDASMNVFMAAPKGPGHLVRHEYTKGSGVPALIAIHQDPSKNTKAVALAYASAIGSGRTGIIETNFRDETETDLFGEQAVLCGGATALIMAGYETLTEAGYSPELAYFECLHELKLIVDLIYQGGISNMRYSISTTAQYGDLTRGPRVVNEETKKEMKRILGEIQSGQFAKEWILENKANRPVFNALNKRGQDHPIEKVGASLRAMMPWLSKDKLVDKEKN; encoded by the coding sequence ATGAACATTTACTATGACAAGGACGCTGACCTGAAACATATTACTGATAAAAAGGTTGCTATTATTGGCTATGGCAGTCAGGGTCATGCTCATGCGAATAACCTTAAGGATTCAGGCACAGAGGTTGTAATTGGATTAAGAAAAGGGCGATCATGGAAAAAGGCTGAGGGGGCAGGTTTTGAGGTGTTGTCTGTCAGTGAGGCTGTACGCGTTTCTGATGTTGTTATGATACTTGTCCCTGACGAGCTTCAGGGTGATTTGTACAGAGAAGAAATAGCGCCTAATCTGCGCAAGGGGGCCTATATTGCATTTGGACATGGGTTTAACATCCATTTTGGTCAAATTATCCCCGATGCATCAATGAATGTTTTTATGGCGGCGCCAAAAGGTCCCGGGCATCTCGTCAGACATGAGTATACCAAGGGAAGCGGTGTGCCTGCACTTATAGCAATCCATCAGGATCCGTCAAAAAACACTAAAGCGGTTGCCCTTGCCTACGCATCTGCAATTGGCAGCGGGAGGACAGGGATTATAGAAACAAACTTCCGTGACGAAACTGAGACCGACCTGTTCGGCGAGCAGGCTGTGCTCTGCGGTGGAGCTACTGCCTTGATTATGGCAGGTTATGAGACGCTGACGGAAGCAGGCTATTCCCCTGAACTGGCATATTTTGAGTGTCTTCATGAGTTAAAACTGATTGTTGACCTGATTTATCAGGGTGGTATATCCAATATGAGATATTCGATCAGCACTACAGCTCAGTACGGGGATCTGACACGCGGCCCCAGGGTGGTCAACGAAGAAACAAAAAAAGAGATGAAGAGAATCCTTGGTGAAATTCAGAGCGGCCAGTTTGCAAAAGAGTGGATACTTGAGAATAAGGCAAACCGTCCTGTATTTAATGCACTTAACAAAAGGGGACAGGATCATCCTATTGAGAAGGTAGGTGCAAGTCTCCGTGCAATGATGCCGTGGCTGTCCAAGGACAAGTTAGTGGATAAGGAGAAGAACTGA
- the ilvN gene encoding acetolactate synthase small subunit: MPVSQHIISILVENKFGVLSRVAGLFSGRGFNIESLSVGASVEHSTSQITIVTKGDERIIEQITKQLNKLVDVIKVVDLADKDYIVRETALIKIHTTRAEDRSEALRITEIFRARVVDSTPVTYTVEITGDENKIDAIINLLRPLGIKEIVRTGKIAIAREDVKVPALLEVKRVRA, encoded by the coding sequence ATGCCTGTCTCACAACATATAATCAGTATTCTCGTTGAAAATAAGTTTGGTGTACTGTCGCGGGTGGCAGGACTCTTCAGCGGCAGGGGATTTAATATAGAGAGCCTCTCTGTAGGAGCATCCGTTGAACACTCTACATCACAGATAACAATTGTTACCAAGGGTGATGAACGTATTATTGAGCAGATCACAAAGCAGTTAAATAAGCTTGTGGATGTCATCAAAGTGGTTGACCTCGCTGATAAGGATTATATAGTCAGAGAGACGGCCCTCATCAAGATTCACACAACAAGAGCTGAGGACAGGAGTGAGGCCCTGAGGATTACTGAGATATTCAGGGCCAGGGTAGTTGATTCAACCCCTGTTACATATACGGTAGAAATTACAGGTGATGAAAATAAAATTGACGCAATAATAAATCTGCTTCGCCCTCTGGGGATAAAGGAGATAGTACGCACGGGGAAAATAGCTATTGCAAGGGAAGATGTTAAAGTGCCTGCCCTTCTTGAAGTAAAGCGGGTAAGGGCGTAA